A window of the Diabrotica undecimpunctata isolate CICGRU chromosome 1, icDiaUnde3, whole genome shotgun sequence genome harbors these coding sequences:
- the LOC140437174 gene encoding uncharacterized protein: protein MYCEANEPPLWLRRQHLLLSYAASLSANPQNPVYQIIIQPNNLIIHSQTTRAAQPLSCILNSILDGFDLSATSPFHISTHPPWHKQLPNVNTSLCSFNKHDTPKAIIKQLFLDILNRNQFRKVLYTDASKNDVGVGSAVVSSFSTTKLIKLPAVCSVYTAELYCIVEAFRMLEPTDRNVAICTDSLSSIQVIKNMFSDHPLVNLIHDIYNKLTDHGVIVTIVWVPSHVGVAGNEAADVAAKGASTLDIPISNIQLHNDIKKMFKKRIYDKWQANWNTTQSHLRHIQPVIPSLELPPMPRRHKVILRRLRLGHTRLTHGFLMASTDPPSCGHCSSLLTVRHFLIECPHFSAKR from the coding sequence ATGTACTGTGAAGCTAACGAACCACCACTCTGGTTAAGGAGACAACATCTTCTTTTGTCATATGCAGCTAGCTTATCAGCCAATCCACAAAATCCAGTCTATCAAATAATTATACAACCAAATAATCTCATTATTCATTCTCAGACCACTAGAGCTGCACAACCCCTCTCTTGCATACTAAATTCTATTCTCGATGGTTTTGATCTTTCTGCAACTTCACCCTTTCATATCTCTACACATCCTCCGTGGCATAAGCAACTTCCGAATGTCAATACTTCCCTTTGCTCTTTCAATAAACATGATACTCCTAAAGCTATAATTAAACAATTGTTCCTAGACATACTTAATCGAAATCAGTTTCGTAAAGTTCTTTATACAGATGCCTCTAAAAATGATGTAGGTGTGGGCAGTGCTGTTGTTTCCTCTTTCAGCACTACAAAACTAATCAAACTTCCTGCCGTTTGTAGTGTATACACTGCAGAACTATATTGTATCGTCGAGGCTTTTCGTATGTTGGAACCAACTGACCGCAATGTAGCGATTTGCACAGACTCCTTATCATCAATACAAGTAATCAAAAACATGTTCTCAGATCATCCTCTGGTAAATTTAATACATGACATATATAATAAACTTACGGATCATGGAGTAATTGTCACTATTGTCTGGGTACCTTCACATGTAGGAGTTGCAGGAAATGAGGCTGCAGATGTAGCCGCAAAAGGAGCTTCTACTTTGGATATACCTATATCAAATATCCAGTTGCATAAtgatattaagaaaatgtttaaaaagcGTATATATGACAAATGGCAAGCTAATTGGAACACAACTCAGAGTCACTTACGCCATATACAACCAGTTATACCTTCCTTAGAGCTACCACCTATGCCCAGAAGACACAAGGTTATTCTAAGAAGATTAAGACTTGGACACACTCGTCTTACACATGGCTTTCTAATGGCGTCTACCGATCCACCTTCATGCGGCCATTGCAGCAGTCTCTTAACAGTCAGACATTTTCTTATAGAATGTCCGCATTTTTCTGCTAAAAGATAA